In a genomic window of Streptomyces pristinaespiralis:
- a CDS encoding GntR family transcriptional regulator, translated as MTFAPTPIPSRTQYVLEAIKHGILTGGLSPGQSLVETELAAQFGVSKTPVREALKTLAGTGLVVMSQYKGATVRMVDADMAREVYDVRLLLEPEALRRSITRNASLEDARTALVRADEAADQAERSLANREFHRALYLPCGNPLLARMLDDVRDQAALVSTVAWAADPSWQREADEHRTILELALAGDADAAARALHEHIDSFVQRAFPEQTEEDQA; from the coding sequence ATGACCTTCGCTCCCACCCCGATCCCCTCCCGCACCCAGTACGTGCTGGAGGCGATCAAGCACGGCATCCTCACCGGCGGCCTCAGCCCGGGCCAGTCCCTGGTCGAGACCGAACTGGCCGCGCAATTCGGTGTGTCGAAGACCCCGGTGCGAGAGGCCCTCAAGACCCTCGCCGGCACCGGGCTCGTGGTGATGAGCCAGTACAAGGGCGCCACCGTCCGCATGGTCGACGCCGACATGGCGCGCGAGGTGTACGACGTGCGGCTGCTGCTGGAGCCGGAGGCGCTGCGGCGCTCCATCACCCGCAACGCCTCGCTCGAGGACGCGCGCACGGCACTCGTCAGGGCCGACGAGGCGGCCGACCAGGCCGAACGGTCGCTGGCCAACCGGGAGTTCCACCGGGCCCTGTACCTGCCCTGCGGCAATCCGCTGCTGGCCAGGATGCTCGACGACGTCCGCGACCAGGCGGCCCTGGTCTCCACCGTGGCGTGGGCCGCCGACCCGTCCTGGCAGCGGGAGGCCGACGAGCACCGCACGATCCTCGAGCTCGCCCTCGCGGGGGACGCCGACGCCGCGGCCCGCGCGCTGCACGAACACATCGACTCCTTCGTACAGCGGGCGTTCCCCGAGCAGACCGAGGAGGACCAGGCATGA
- a CDS encoding dihydrodipicolinate synthase family protein: protein MSTDPGFGSLRETLADVVAIPVTPFTADDAIDTAAHRALLRRLLDGGVRTLTPNGNTGEYYALDPDERRAVTELTLEESAGRAAVLVGVGLDVPTAVASARHARDAGAQMVMVHQPVHPYVSQDGWLDYHRAIAEAVPELGVVPYVRSPHLRGERMARLGELCPNVVGVKYAVPDAAQFAAFARDAGLERFVWVAGLAELYAPAYFSAGATGFTSGLVNISPSISLEMLAALRAGDHAAAMKVWERIRPLEDLRAAHRSADNVTVVKEALAALGLCRRDVRPPSSPLPQKRRAEVAALVAGWGI from the coding sequence ATGAGCACCGATCCCGGCTTCGGCTCCCTGCGCGAGACACTCGCCGACGTGGTGGCCATCCCGGTCACACCCTTCACCGCCGACGACGCGATCGACACCGCCGCACACCGGGCGCTGCTGCGCCGCCTGCTCGACGGCGGGGTGCGCACCCTCACTCCCAACGGCAACACCGGCGAGTACTACGCGCTCGACCCCGACGAGCGGCGCGCGGTCACGGAGCTGACCCTCGAGGAGTCCGCCGGCCGGGCCGCCGTCCTCGTCGGCGTCGGGCTGGACGTGCCGACCGCGGTGGCCTCCGCGCGGCACGCGCGGGACGCGGGCGCACAGATGGTGATGGTCCATCAGCCGGTGCACCCCTATGTGTCGCAGGACGGCTGGCTCGACTACCACCGCGCCATCGCCGAGGCCGTGCCCGAGCTCGGCGTGGTCCCCTATGTGCGCAGTCCGCATCTGCGCGGCGAGCGGATGGCCCGGCTCGGGGAGCTGTGCCCCAATGTCGTCGGGGTGAAGTACGCGGTGCCGGACGCCGCGCAGTTCGCGGCGTTCGCACGCGACGCCGGCCTCGAGCGGTTCGTGTGGGTCGCCGGGCTCGCGGAGCTGTACGCGCCCGCCTACTTCTCCGCCGGCGCCACCGGCTTCACCTCCGGGCTGGTCAACATCTCGCCCTCGATCTCGCTGGAGATGCTCGCCGCGCTGCGCGCCGGGGATCACGCGGCGGCGATGAAGGTGTGGGAGCGGATCCGGCCGCTCGAGGACCTGCGTGCCGCCCACCGGTCGGCGGACAATGTCACGGTCGTCAAGGAGGCCCTCGCCGCGCTCGGCCTGTGCCGCCGTGACGTGCGGCCGCCCAGCAGTCCGCTCCCGCAGAAGCGGCGTGCCGAGGTCGCCGCGCTCGTGGCCGGGTGGGGCATATGA
- the araD gene encoding L-arabinonate dehydratase, with protein MSLRPEQLRSHQWYGTDGLRSFSHRARTRQLGYLPEEHLGKPVIAVLNTWSDINPCHVHLRERAQAVKRGVWQAGGFPLEFPVSTLSETFQKPTPMLYRNMLAMETEELLRSYPVDGAVLMGGCDKSTPALLMGAASADLPTVFVPAGPMLPGHWRNEVLGSGTDMWKYWDDKRAGLIGDCEMSELESGLARSPGTCMTMGTAATLMAAAEALGVTVPGASSVPAVDSGHDRMAAASGMRIVELVRQDLRLSRILTREAFEDAVTTVLGLGGSTNAVIHLIAMAGRAGVTLRLEDFDRIARTVPVLANVRPGGGPYLMEDFHFAGGLPGFLSRIRDLLHLDRPTVAHATLRQQLDGVQVHNDDVIRTRDNPVAQEGGVAVLRGNLCPDGAVIKHIAADPSLLKHTGPAVVFPDYRTMQRTINDPSLGITAGHVLVLQNAGPKGGPGMPEYGMLPIPDHLLKQGVRDMVRISDARMSGTSYGTCVLHIAPESYVGGPLALVRTGDLITLDVEARSLRLEVTDAELERRRSEWTPPPARYERGYGALYSEQVTQADTGCDFAFLARPGEVPDPYAG; from the coding sequence ATGAGCCTGCGGCCGGAGCAGTTGCGCAGCCACCAGTGGTACGGGACCGACGGGCTGCGCTCGTTCTCCCACCGGGCCCGTACCCGCCAGCTCGGGTATCTGCCGGAGGAGCATCTCGGCAAGCCCGTGATCGCGGTCCTCAACACCTGGTCGGACATCAACCCGTGCCATGTGCATCTGCGGGAGCGCGCCCAGGCCGTCAAGCGCGGGGTGTGGCAGGCGGGCGGGTTCCCGCTGGAGTTCCCGGTCTCCACCTTGTCGGAGACGTTCCAGAAGCCGACGCCCATGCTCTACCGCAACATGCTGGCGATGGAGACGGAGGAGCTGCTGCGCTCCTACCCGGTGGACGGCGCGGTGCTGATGGGCGGCTGCGACAAGTCCACGCCGGCGTTGCTGATGGGTGCCGCGAGCGCGGACCTGCCGACGGTGTTCGTGCCCGCCGGGCCGATGCTGCCGGGCCACTGGCGCAACGAAGTGCTCGGTTCCGGCACGGACATGTGGAAGTACTGGGACGACAAGCGGGCGGGGCTCATCGGCGACTGTGAGATGAGCGAGCTGGAGAGCGGTCTCGCCCGCTCCCCCGGCACCTGTATGACGATGGGGACCGCCGCCACCCTGATGGCCGCGGCGGAGGCGCTCGGGGTGACGGTGCCCGGCGCCTCGTCCGTCCCCGCGGTCGACTCCGGGCACGACCGGATGGCCGCGGCGTCCGGGATGCGGATCGTGGAGCTGGTGCGCCAGGACCTGAGGCTGTCGCGGATCCTGACGCGGGAGGCGTTCGAGGACGCGGTGACGACGGTCCTCGGCCTCGGCGGCTCCACCAACGCCGTCATCCATCTGATCGCCATGGCCGGGCGCGCCGGGGTGACACTGCGCCTGGAGGACTTCGACCGGATCGCCCGTACGGTGCCGGTGCTGGCCAACGTCCGTCCGGGCGGCGGGCCTTACCTGATGGAGGACTTCCACTTCGCGGGCGGGCTGCCCGGTTTCCTGTCCCGCATCCGTGACCTGCTCCACCTGGACCGGCCCACGGTCGCCCACGCCACCCTGCGCCAGCAGCTCGACGGCGTCCAGGTGCACAACGACGATGTGATCCGCACACGTGACAACCCCGTCGCACAGGAGGGTGGCGTCGCGGTGCTGCGGGGGAACCTCTGCCCCGACGGGGCGGTCATCAAGCACATCGCCGCCGATCCGAGTCTGCTGAAGCACACCGGGCCGGCCGTGGTGTTCCCGGACTACCGGACGATGCAGCGCACGATCAACGATCCCTCGCTCGGCATCACCGCCGGCCATGTGCTGGTCCTCCAGAACGCCGGTCCCAAGGGCGGTCCCGGCATGCCGGAGTACGGGATGCTGCCGATCCCGGACCATCTGCTGAAGCAGGGTGTGCGGGACATGGTCCGGATCTCCGACGCCCGGATGAGCGGCACCAGTTACGGGACGTGCGTCCTGCACATCGCGCCCGAGTCCTACGTCGGAGGACCGCTGGCCCTGGTCCGCACCGGGGACCTGATCACCCTGGACGTCGAGGCGCGTTCCCTCCGTCTGGAGGTCACCGACGCCGAGCTGGAGCGCCGGCGGTCGGAGTGGACACCGCCCCCGGCGCGCTACGAGCGCGGCTACGGAGCTCTGTACAGCGAGCAGGTCACCCAGGCCGACACGGGATGCGACTTCGCCTTCCTGGCCAGGCCGGGCGAAGTGCCGGATCCGTACGCGGGCTGA
- a CDS encoding carbohydrate ABC transporter permease: MAQAVAQKSPGPPARRPGARGRRTGAAPRRLPYLLIAPAGLLMLGFIAYPVLSVFYYSLQEYNPTKPWRNGFAGLSNFTTIFTDDPHFWGTLTFSLKWVVVEVSLQLLFGLALALIVNQTFFGRALGRALVFSPWAVSGVLTSAIWVLLYNSQTGITRYLADMGIGEYGTSWLSDTATVFPAAVVADLWRGVPFFAILILADLQSVPKDLYEAAEVDGANRVRQFLHITLPHLKDAIILSTLLRAVWEFNNVDLLYTLTGGGPAGETTTLPLYIANTSVDAHDFGYASALTTVAFVILLFFSMVYLRLSKFGGQDK, translated from the coding sequence ATGGCCCAAGCTGTGGCGCAGAAATCGCCAGGGCCACCGGCCCGGCGGCCCGGAGCCCGCGGCCGCCGCACGGGAGCGGCGCCCCGCCGGCTGCCGTATCTGCTGATAGCCCCCGCCGGGCTGCTGATGCTGGGCTTCATCGCCTATCCGGTGCTCAGCGTCTTCTATTACAGCCTTCAGGAGTACAACCCGACGAAGCCCTGGCGGAACGGTTTCGCCGGTCTGTCGAACTTCACGACGATCTTCACGGACGACCCGCACTTCTGGGGCACCCTGACGTTCAGCCTCAAGTGGGTCGTCGTCGAGGTGAGTCTCCAGCTGCTGTTCGGTCTGGCGCTCGCCCTCATCGTCAACCAGACCTTCTTCGGCCGCGCCCTCGGACGCGCGCTGGTCTTCTCGCCCTGGGCGGTCTCCGGGGTGCTGACCTCCGCGATCTGGGTGCTGCTCTACAACTCGCAGACCGGCATCACCCGTTACCTCGCGGACATGGGCATCGGCGAGTACGGCACCTCGTGGCTGTCCGACACCGCCACCGTCTTCCCCGCCGCCGTGGTCGCCGACCTGTGGCGAGGAGTCCCCTTCTTCGCCATCCTCATCCTCGCCGACCTCCAGTCCGTGCCGAAGGACCTGTACGAGGCGGCCGAGGTGGACGGCGCCAACCGGGTACGGCAGTTCCTGCACATCACGCTGCCGCACCTGAAGGACGCGATCATCCTCTCCACGCTGCTGCGGGCGGTCTGGGAGTTCAACAACGTCGACCTGCTCTACACGCTCACCGGAGGCGGACCGGCCGGCGAGACCACCACGCTGCCGCTCTACATCGCCAACACCAGTGTCGACGCCCATGACTTCGGCTACGCCTCCGCGCTGACGACGGTGGCGTTCGTGATCCTGCTCTTCTTCTCGATGGTCTATCTGCGCCTGAGCAAGTTCGGAGGCCAGGACAAGTGA
- a CDS encoding carbohydrate ABC transporter permease, with the protein MITTQATRGTAPAPVVPPPARPVPAKRRRAWDEVPRWQIYLPLGVYLLFTLIPFYWILLFAVRPTGSTSLVPWPMTGEHFEKVWTERSFATFFQNSLITGIAVLVMTTVVALAGGYALARFDFRLKKGFMLALLCSQFVPGALLLVPLFEIFAGLQMINSLVSVIIAETVFQLPLSMILISGFIRNVPYSLEEAAWVDGCNRFSAFRIVVLPLLRPGLVAVGSFAFVHAWNHFLFALMFLNNQDKQTIPVGLNTLMGADSVDLGALAAGGVIAAVPVVIVFAFIQKWLITGFSAGAVKG; encoded by the coding sequence GTGATCACCACACAGGCCACTCGCGGCACGGCGCCCGCGCCCGTGGTCCCACCCCCCGCCCGGCCGGTCCCGGCCAAGCGCCGGCGCGCCTGGGACGAGGTACCGCGGTGGCAGATCTATCTGCCGCTCGGCGTCTACCTGCTCTTCACCCTCATCCCGTTCTACTGGATCCTGCTGTTCGCGGTCCGCCCTACCGGCTCCACCTCACTGGTGCCGTGGCCGATGACGGGCGAGCACTTCGAGAAGGTGTGGACGGAGCGCAGCTTCGCGACCTTCTTCCAGAACAGCCTCATCACCGGTATCGCCGTCCTGGTGATGACCACGGTGGTCGCGCTGGCCGGCGGTTACGCCCTGGCCCGTTTCGACTTCCGTCTCAAGAAGGGCTTCATGCTGGCCCTGCTGTGCTCCCAGTTCGTGCCGGGCGCGCTGCTGCTGGTACCGCTCTTCGAGATCTTCGCCGGCCTGCAGATGATCAACTCGCTGGTCAGCGTCATCATCGCGGAGACCGTGTTCCAGCTGCCGCTGTCGATGATCCTCATCAGCGGCTTCATCAGGAACGTGCCGTACTCCCTGGAGGAGGCGGCGTGGGTGGACGGCTGCAACCGCTTCAGCGCCTTCAGGATCGTGGTGCTTCCGCTGCTGCGGCCCGGGCTCGTCGCCGTCGGCTCCTTCGCGTTCGTCCACGCCTGGAACCACTTCCTGTTCGCGCTGATGTTCCTCAACAACCAGGACAAGCAGACCATCCCGGTCGGCCTCAACACCTTGATGGGCGCGGACAGCGTCGACCTGGGCGCCCTGGCCGCGGGCGGTGTGATCGCCGCCGTTCCCGTCGTCATCGTGTTCGCGTTCATCCAGAAGTGGCTGATCACGGGCTTCAGCGCCGGGGCGGTGAAGGGATGA
- a CDS encoding Gfo/Idh/MocA family protein has translation MSTTKKPLPVVLAGARGHGRQHLANIARLQKEGLVRLAGVCELRPLSPDELAGFDGPAAPLTPRQGQDLDALLDSTGARIVVVCTPIQTHTDLALTAARHGAHLLLEKPPAPSYEEFRRMADGVARAGAVCQVGFQSLGSHALPAVRALIEDGAIGEVRGVGAAGAWVRGEAYFRRSPWAGRRRLDGVDVVDGALTNPLAHAVSTALALDGSTRAEEVAGVETELFRANDIESDDTSCVRVTTSRGGRVTVAATLCAEVASEPYVVVHGSSGRITFWYKQDRVLVQRSGHGPHETVHGRTDLLENLVRHLTRGDALLVPTDVCGAFMRVVEAVRTAPDPVRLPPSAWRHADEGNAPRRVVPGVDALVAAGAESLRLYSELGAPWALPTEVTTP, from the coding sequence ATGAGCACCACGAAGAAGCCGCTGCCCGTCGTGCTCGCGGGCGCCCGGGGCCACGGCCGGCAGCACCTGGCCAACATCGCCCGCCTCCAGAAGGAGGGCCTGGTGCGGCTGGCCGGCGTCTGCGAGCTGCGCCCGCTGTCGCCCGACGAGCTCGCCGGCTTCGACGGGCCCGCGGCGCCCCTCACGCCGCGGCAGGGGCAGGACCTCGACGCGCTCCTCGACTCGACCGGCGCCCGGATCGTCGTCGTCTGCACACCGATCCAGACGCACACCGACCTGGCCCTGACCGCCGCCCGGCACGGCGCGCACCTGCTGCTCGAGAAGCCGCCCGCCCCCTCGTACGAGGAATTCAGGCGGATGGCCGACGGGGTCGCCCGGGCCGGCGCCGTCTGCCAGGTCGGGTTCCAGTCGCTGGGCTCGCACGCGCTGCCGGCCGTCCGCGCGCTCATCGAGGACGGGGCGATCGGCGAGGTGCGCGGCGTCGGGGCGGCCGGGGCATGGGTACGCGGCGAGGCGTACTTCCGGCGCTCCCCGTGGGCCGGCCGACGCCGTCTCGACGGTGTCGACGTCGTCGACGGGGCGCTGACCAATCCGCTCGCCCACGCGGTGTCGACGGCCCTGGCGCTGGACGGCAGCACACGGGCGGAGGAAGTGGCGGGCGTGGAGACGGAGTTGTTCCGCGCCAACGACATCGAGTCCGACGACACGTCCTGCGTCCGGGTGACGACGTCCCGTGGGGGCCGTGTCACCGTGGCGGCCACGCTCTGCGCCGAGGTGGCCTCCGAACCGTACGTGGTGGTGCACGGCAGCAGCGGGCGCATCACGTTCTGGTACAAGCAGGACCGCGTGCTGGTCCAGCGGTCCGGCCACGGCCCGCACGAAACGGTGCACGGCCGGACCGATCTGCTGGAGAACCTCGTCCGGCATCTGACGCGGGGCGACGCGCTGCTGGTGCCGACCGATGTCTGCGGCGCGTTCATGCGGGTCGTCGAGGCGGTACGCACCGCCCCCGATCCGGTCCGGCTGCCGCCGTCGGCATGGCGGCACGCCGACGAGGGGAACGCCCCGCGCCGGGTGGTCCCGGGCGTCGACGCGCTGGTCGCAGCCGGCGCCGAGTCGCTCCGCCTGTACTCCGAACTCGGCGCGCCCTGGGCCCTACCGACGGAGGTCACCACGCCATGA
- a CDS encoding DUF6807 domain-containing protein — protein sequence MSSTTQLYCSGRPVGRYSLPADLDRRSSPRPCLHPVTTLGGVPVTELAPPDHPHHLGAGVAVPDVEGHNFWGGRTYVRGRGPTELDNHGQQRHDGFKLRDPDGFVEELSWLAGGRRLMREHRTVAVTPLTDTAWALDLTFSLTNVSGAALSVGSPATNGRDGAGYGGFFWRAPKEPAAPAAFTADAEGEAAVHGARADWLAVAGQDWTLVFAGATARTREDPWFVRTAEYPGVGSSLAPVRRLPLAPDETMVRRVVTVVADGRLDRDGAAALVHKAVTA from the coding sequence ATGAGCTCCACGACGCAGCTGTACTGCTCGGGCCGGCCGGTCGGCCGCTACTCGCTCCCCGCCGACCTGGACCGGCGCTCCTCCCCCCGTCCCTGTCTCCATCCCGTCACCACGCTGGGCGGCGTCCCGGTGACCGAGCTGGCGCCGCCGGACCATCCGCATCACCTGGGCGCGGGGGTGGCCGTGCCGGATGTGGAGGGCCACAACTTCTGGGGCGGACGGACCTATGTACGGGGGCGGGGCCCCACCGAGCTCGACAACCACGGGCAGCAGCGCCACGACGGGTTCAAGCTCCGCGACCCGGACGGCTTCGTGGAGGAGCTGAGCTGGCTGGCCGGCGGGCGGCGGCTGATGCGCGAGCACCGCACGGTGGCGGTCACGCCGCTCACCGACACCGCCTGGGCGCTGGACCTCACCTTTTCCCTGACCAATGTGAGCGGTGCGGCGCTGTCCGTGGGAAGCCCCGCCACCAACGGGCGCGACGGCGCCGGTTACGGCGGCTTCTTCTGGCGGGCGCCGAAGGAGCCGGCTGCTCCGGCCGCCTTCACCGCGGACGCGGAGGGCGAGGCCGCGGTGCACGGCGCGCGGGCCGACTGGCTGGCCGTCGCCGGGCAGGACTGGACGCTGGTCTTCGCCGGGGCGACCGCACGGACCCGCGAGGATCCCTGGTTCGTGCGGACCGCGGAGTACCCGGGCGTCGGTTCGTCCCTCGCCCCTGTCCGGCGGCTGCCGCTGGCGCCGGACGAGACGATGGTGCGCCGCGTCGTCACCGTCGTCGCCGACGGGCGCCTGGACCGGGACGGCGCCGCGGCGCTGGTCCACAAGGCGGTGACGGCATGA
- a CDS encoding glycoside hydrolase family 43 protein, with the protein MRTGDLGDGTYRNPVLAADWSDPDVVRVGDDFYLTASSFGRAPGLPLLHSRDLVNWTLIGHALERLEPAAAFALPRQDGGVWAPSIRHHDDRFWIFWGDPDHGIWQVNSTDVRRGWSRPHLVKEGKGLIDPCPLWDEETGEAFLVHAWARSRSGINNRLTGHRMRPDGSALLDEGKTVVDADGIPGWFTLEGPKLYRHDGWFWILAPAGGVRTGWQGALRSRDFFGPYEERVVLEQGDTPVNGPHQGGWVRTRYGEDWFLHFQDRGAYGRVVHLQPMQWDDDGWPVLGDGGSPVLLHPKPDLPEQPRSAPATDDGFPGGRFGRQWQWAANPGEGWAPLHSGDGLRLMCVRGDDTHDLRRLPNVLTQRLPAADAVVEVELCLDDDEPGARAGLAVLGDAYAWIGLERADDGTVRLVHRFAEAAAERERDAALPRPAPGGRALLRIETGAGARCRFSAAVPGAGQDGFVPSGPVFTATPWRWTGALLGLFAAAPVAERTAAAGHAGAAMFTRFRITSPRTPARTRTSARTRTPVRAEKSRP; encoded by the coding sequence ATGAGGACCGGGGACCTCGGCGACGGGACGTACCGCAATCCCGTGCTCGCCGCCGACTGGTCCGACCCCGACGTGGTCCGGGTCGGCGACGACTTCTACCTCACCGCGTCCAGCTTCGGCCGGGCCCCCGGGCTGCCGCTGCTGCATTCCCGCGACCTCGTCAACTGGACGCTGATCGGGCACGCGCTGGAGCGGCTGGAGCCCGCGGCCGCCTTCGCGCTGCCCCGGCAGGACGGCGGGGTGTGGGCGCCTTCGATCCGTCACCACGACGACCGTTTCTGGATCTTCTGGGGCGACCCGGACCACGGCATCTGGCAGGTCAACTCGACCGATGTACGCCGTGGCTGGAGCCGACCGCATCTGGTGAAGGAGGGCAAGGGTCTGATCGACCCCTGTCCGCTGTGGGACGAGGAGACCGGCGAGGCGTTCCTCGTCCATGCCTGGGCCCGGTCCCGTTCGGGGATCAACAACCGGCTCACCGGCCACCGGATGCGTCCCGACGGCAGCGCCCTGCTCGACGAGGGGAAGACGGTCGTCGACGCGGACGGCATCCCCGGCTGGTTCACCCTCGAAGGCCCCAAGCTGTACCGGCACGACGGCTGGTTCTGGATCCTGGCCCCGGCCGGCGGTGTCAGGACGGGATGGCAGGGCGCGCTGCGCTCCCGGGACTTCTTCGGCCCGTACGAGGAGCGAGTGGTCCTCGAACAGGGCGACACGCCCGTCAACGGGCCGCATCAGGGCGGCTGGGTGCGCACCCGGTACGGCGAGGACTGGTTCCTGCACTTCCAGGACCGCGGCGCCTACGGACGTGTGGTCCACCTCCAGCCGATGCAGTGGGACGACGACGGATGGCCCGTGCTGGGTGACGGGGGCTCACCCGTCCTCCTGCACCCCAAGCCCGACCTGCCGGAGCAGCCGAGGTCCGCCCCCGCGACGGACGACGGCTTCCCCGGGGGGCGCTTCGGCCGCCAGTGGCAGTGGGCGGCGAACCCCGGCGAGGGCTGGGCCCCGCTGCACTCGGGCGACGGCCTGCGGCTGATGTGCGTGCGCGGCGACGACACCCACGACCTGCGCAGGCTGCCGAACGTCCTCACCCAGCGGCTGCCCGCGGCCGACGCGGTCGTCGAGGTCGAACTGTGCCTCGACGACGACGAACCGGGCGCGCGGGCGGGCCTCGCGGTGCTCGGTGACGCGTACGCCTGGATCGGCCTGGAGCGGGCCGACGACGGCACGGTCCGGCTGGTGCACCGCTTCGCGGAGGCGGCCGCGGAGCGCGAACGGGACGCGGCACTCCCCCGGCCGGCGCCGGGGGGCCGGGCGCTGCTGCGGATCGAGACCGGGGCCGGCGCCAGGTGCCGCTTCTCGGCCGCCGTGCCCGGAGCGGGCCAGGACGGTTTCGTGCCGTCCGGCCCGGTCTTCACCGCCACCCCCTGGCGCTGGACCGGCGCCCTCCTCGGCCTGTTCGCCGCCGCGCCCGTCGCGGAGCGGACAGCGGCGGCGGGTCACGCCGGCGCCGCGATGTTCACACGGTTCCGCATCACCTCTCCACGCACACCCGCACGCACACGGACATCCGCACGAACCCGCACACCCGTACGAGCAGAAAAGAGCCGACCATGA
- a CDS encoding ABC transporter substrate-binding protein has translation MTIFHRGRGRAASLLALTTALLMTATACGDDGSGGAGDKGGEGSGKGEITFWDNNGGVRTDVWKEIIADFEKKHPDIDVNYVGVASTEVQSKYDTAIQGGGLPDVGGVGAAMLAGIAAQGALEPLDERIAASSLNGKLNAGMMQNVKAAGGQDRMFTVPTSASNGVLYYRTDLFEEAGLEPPTTWAKFFTAADKLTAKDKNRFGYTIRGGAGSIAQALDAMYGQSGIDTFWKGDRTTVNAPENVAALEKYAALFKKNTPAADVNNDFTKMVAQWDSGEIGMLNHNLGSYKDHVKALGTEKFRGIPLPTAEDGTRVQVSNPVDGLGLFKSSKNKTAAWKFIEFAASHESNSRWNESAGAIPANTEAAQDAWVQKAEPTRLAAEALFGGSTKIVQLPYYLPDWNTISKAENEPAFQKVLLGKMSAKDFLDSLAEQLNEAQAEWKQQNG, from the coding sequence ATGACGATCTTCCACCGGGGACGTGGCAGAGCCGCCTCCCTCCTCGCCCTCACCACGGCGCTCCTGATGACCGCCACCGCCTGCGGCGACGACGGCAGCGGCGGCGCCGGGGACAAGGGCGGCGAGGGGTCCGGCAAGGGCGAGATCACCTTCTGGGACAACAACGGCGGTGTCCGCACCGACGTGTGGAAGGAGATCATCGCGGACTTCGAGAAGAAGCACCCGGACATCGACGTCAACTACGTCGGGGTCGCCTCGACGGAGGTCCAGTCGAAGTACGACACCGCCATCCAGGGCGGCGGGCTGCCCGACGTCGGCGGCGTCGGGGCGGCGATGCTGGCGGGTATCGCCGCGCAGGGTGCGCTGGAGCCGCTCGACGAGCGCATCGCCGCGAGTTCCCTCAACGGCAAGCTGAACGCCGGCATGATGCAGAACGTGAAGGCCGCGGGCGGCCAGGACCGTATGTTCACGGTGCCGACGTCAGCCAGCAACGGCGTGCTGTACTACCGCACCGACCTCTTCGAGGAGGCCGGCCTCGAGCCGCCCACGACCTGGGCGAAGTTCTTCACGGCGGCCGACAAGCTCACGGCGAAGGACAAGAACCGCTTCGGCTACACCATCCGGGGCGGCGCCGGGTCCATCGCGCAGGCGCTGGACGCGATGTACGGCCAGAGCGGCATCGACACCTTCTGGAAGGGCGACAGGACCACGGTCAACGCCCCTGAGAACGTGGCGGCGCTGGAGAAGTACGCGGCGCTGTTCAAGAAGAACACCCCCGCCGCGGACGTGAACAACGACTTCACCAAGATGGTCGCCCAGTGGGACAGCGGCGAGATCGGCATGCTGAACCACAATCTGGGCTCCTACAAGGACCATGTGAAGGCGCTCGGCACGGAGAAGTTCCGCGGCATCCCGCTGCCGACCGCCGAGGACGGCACACGGGTGCAGGTCTCCAACCCGGTCGACGGTCTCGGCCTGTTCAAGTCGAGCAAGAACAAGACGGCCGCCTGGAAGTTCATCGAGTTCGCCGCGTCCCACGAGTCCAACAGCCGGTGGAACGAGTCGGCCGGCGCGATCCCCGCCAACACCGAGGCCGCCCAGGACGCCTGGGTGCAGAAGGCGGAGCCCACCAGGCTCGCGGCCGAGGCGCTGTTCGGCGGCTCGACGAAGATCGTGCAGCTGCCCTACTACCTGCCCGACTGGAACACCATCTCCAAGGCCGAGAACGAGCCGGCCTTCCAGAAGGTGCTGCTCGGCAAGATGTCGGCGAAGGACTTCCTCGACTCCCTGGCGGAGCAGCTCAACGAGGCCCAGGCCGAGTGGAAGCAGCAGAACGGGTGA